From a single Nicotiana tabacum cultivar K326 chromosome 8, ASM71507v2, whole genome shotgun sequence genomic region:
- the LOC107818299 gene encoding putative membrane protein At1g16860: MGSRFPSHQLSSGLYVSGRPEQPKERTPTMSSVAMPYTGGDIKKSGELGKMFVIPTTDGSRSRKSGPINNAPLRTGSFGGATSHSGQLNSVNRMTSAGGTGSVSLKKTNSGPLNKHGEPMKKSSGPQGGVGTVSSRQNSGPIPPVLPTTGLITSGPLNSAGAPRKVSGPLDSTGSMKLQHSAIVNNQAVTRINQDEEYSFRKSFPKPIFWSIILLFVMGFIAGGFILGAVRNPILLVVVIVLFAVVSVVFIWNTCYGRKAIIGFISQYPDAELRTAKDGQFVKVSGVVTCGNVPLESSFQKVPRCVYTVTSLYEYRGWDSKTANAEHRRFSWGLRAMERHVTDFYISDFQSGLRALVKTGYGARVTPYVEESIIVDIDQSNRDMSPQFVRWLADRNLSSDDRIMRLKEGYIKEGSTVSVMGVVQRNDNVLMIVPPPEPFSTGCQWAKCILPASLEGIVLRCEDSSKIDVIPV; this comes from the exons ATGGGTTCTCGATTCCCATCTCATCAGTTGAGCAGTGGCCTTTATGTATCTGGCCGGCCTGAGCAGCCAAAAGAAAGGACTCCAACTATGAGCTCAGTTGCCATGCCTTATACAGGCGGGGATATCAAAAAGTCTGGAGAACTTGGAAAAATGTTTGTTATTCCAACAACGGATGGCTCAAGATCACGGAAATCTGGACCTATCAACAATGCCCCGTTGAGAACTGGATCCTTTGGTGGCGCTACTTCTCATTCAGGTCAACTGAATTCAGTCAATCGTATGACTTCTGCTGGAGGTACTGGATCTGTTTCTTTGAAGAAGACCAATTCTGGGCCTTTAAATAAACATGGGGAGCCTATGAAGAAGTCCTCTGGTCCTCAAGGTGGGGTAGGTACTGTTTCGTCCCGCCAAAATTCTGGACCTATCCCCCCAGTTCTCCCTACCACAGGCCTCATTACATCTGGTCCTCTAAACTCTGCTGGAGCTCCTCGAAAAGTTTCAGGTCCTTTGGATTCAACAGGGTCTATGAAATTGCAGCATTCTGCTATAGTTAATAACCAAGCTGTTACTCGCATTAACCAAGATGAAGAATATTCCTTCCGCAAGAGCTTCCCGAAGCCAATATTTTGGTCCATCATTCTTTTATTTGTGATGGGATTTATTGCTGGTGGCTTTATCCTTGGCGCTGTCCGCAATCCCATTCTCCTCGTAgttgttattgtcctttttgctGTAGTCAGCGTGGTGTTCATATGGAATACTTGTTATGGAAGAAAAGCTATCATTGGTTTCATTTCTCAGTACCCAGATGCTGAGCTTAGAACTGCAAAAGATGGCCAATTTGTTAAAGTTTCTGGG GTTGTTACCTGTGGAAATGTTCCTCTTGAATCCTCATTTCAGAAGGTTCCTAGATGTGTTTATACAGTCACAAGCTTATATGAGTACCGAGGGTGGGATTCAAAAACTGCTAACGCAGAACATCGTCGGTTTTCTTGGGGACTTCGTGCAATGGAG CGGCATGTCACTGATTTCTATATCTCCGATTTCCAGTCTGGATTAAGGGCTTTGGTCAAAACTGGATATGGTGCAAGAGTAACCCCTTATGTTGAAGAGTCTATTATTGTAGATATCGATCAATCAAACAGGGACATGTCACCCCAGTTTGTCAGATGGCTGGCAGATAGAAATCTATCCAGTGATGACAGAATAATGCGATTGAAAGAAGG GTATATAAAAGAAGGTAGCACTGTCAGTGTAATGGGAGTTGTCCAGCGGAACGATAACGTTTTGATGATTGTTCCTCCTCCAGAGCCATTTTCAACAGGATGTCAGTGGGCTAAATGCATTCTTCCAGCCAGTCTGGAGGGTATTGTATTGAGATGTGAGGACAGTTCAAAGATTGATGTTATTCCAGTGTAG